The bacterium DNA segment GGTCGAAGCCGATATATTGAACATCTTCTGTAAATAGCGGACGGAGAGCATATCAGGCGTATAGTGAGGCTCAAGCGCGTCAACGCTTAAGCTATCCCGTTTATTGAAGGACTGGCGCAAAGTATAAAACCTCGCGCCGTGTGTGCCCTTGCCATGATGATGCCTCCGCCACTTTACTAAATGCTCAATATTGACCGAAAAAAATATCTCTTTCATGAGAGGCAAATCCTCCACGTTGAAATTGAAGCAGGAAGCAGATTCAATGGAAAAATCATACAAAAGCCTCTGATAGCTCGTAAAGTAATAACAGCCAGCAGAATCGACGGGGCGAACCCAATGCAATGATTTCGCCATTGCCAGATACTTTCTGACTGTTCTTTCCTTCCGATTCATTAGTTGCCCCATAGTGTTCATATTGGTAAAGCTGGGAGTAAATTTTCCGATTGGAAATAAGTATCGGGCAGCTATCCAAAAGCTAAATGGTTTATAAAGCTTTTGTTTGATTATTTCCTTTGACAGTTCAACGTGAATCCGCATTTCTTAAAATATCTCTAATTGAGATGACATGACTATTTCTGAAGGTACTTCCTTATCAATTCCGAAGTCGTTAACTTTCAAAAAAATCTGCTTTTCAAAACCGGAAAACTGCATAAAAAACCCTTTGCGGAGGACAGTCTCTCGACTTGTTTGAAGGAACTTACCAAAGGGTAGGTGGATTATGATTGTTGTAAATGAACTGCCTTTGAGTAGCTCGTAATTGAAGCCGTAGGCATTGGATTTTCTGTGGAGATGTTTTGTCGGAAGGCGTTCGCAGTGAAATGTTGTTCCAATTATCCAGCCGATATTACGGGATTGTTTGCCGTCATGCCAATTAACAATTCCTGAACTCGTAATTTCAATCTGAGACCGATTTGAAAATGACTCTTGCATCAGTCCCATTTTTGGCGTAGAATATGTGCGCATTTGGTACTCTTTCTAAAAAGCGGAACTCACTGATACTGAGGCCGCTTTTTTTATTTAGTTATATTTTGATTTTAAAACGTCAATTGGTAAATATTTTACCTCAAGGAATCTATCCAAGTCTTCTTGAAGAAATCTTATAAATCGCTTGCCTTTGTAATATTTAATCCGGCGATTACGCGTAAGGTCGTAAATAGTCCATTTTGAGTAGCCTAAGTAACTCGCAGCCTCGCTGACACTAAGAAATTTACATTTATCCATTTTTTCTCCTTAAAAAAAAAAGGTGAAAAAGAGTCTATACAACTCTTCTGCACCTTTTTTTATTGTTATTTTTTAAATTACTAAGTAGTCACCTTTGTTCTCTGAATAAAAATACAAAAGATAGGCAAGACCTCATATCTCCCATTTCTCACTCCATCCCTGTATTTCAAAGAACAACACGGTGTTTATCAATTAATACAAACAAATACTGTTCAGTCTTGAATAAGATAAACAAATATCGTTCAGTCTCAAAGCCTTTTTTTCAAAGCGTTTTTTTAGTGCAAATTAATACAAGCTACCTTTTGTAAGTGTAATTATATTGGGAGTTGCGTAGGATTTTCGAATGATAATGGAATGTTATGAGATAAAACTGGATTTACCTTATACATACAAAATAAAGAAGTCTTCATGGATTTTGTCACTCAAGCCTATTAGCGAAATCTTTGCCAAGAGAATTTTTTACTTCGTATTAAACCTCTCGTAAATCTTCTTGAGCATAACGTCAGCTACGGTTTCTTTGATAGAAGTGTTCTCCATGATTCGCTGAAAAATATCTTGGTTATCTTCCATGCGGTCAATAAGCGTCGAAATGAGTTTGTCTTCAAATCCGAATTTAAAATTCTCAATTGAATTGGTCTGAGCCTGCTTCATGAGAGTTTCGTCTTTTAGTAATTCCGTCTCAATTTGGTCAAAAAATAACTTGTCCGCTTCGTCCAGTTCCATTCCAAAACGGTCATTCAATACTTCAATAATTTGTGATAACTTTGCTTTTTCTTCTTTATCCCTTGAAATTCCGGCTTCGGTCATAGGCTTAAGATTGTATTCACCCATCTTTTCCATGACTAAACCACCCTCGCTTATTTTCTGCAAGCGATAATATTGCAACGTCACATCATTATCTAATTTTAGCCGTTCGCTTGCATCAGTCTTGGGCAGGCGATTCAATAATAAACGTCCATACGAGTAGAATTTTTCTAATTCCACATCTTGGAAAGGCATGATTTGAGACAAGAAAGAATAAAGCCTTACAAATGAAATCAAGGATTTCTTGAAACTATCTTTCAACTCCTCAGTTTTTAAATTTGAAAAACGGTCTTTCGCCGGACTTGTCAATGCGTAAAGCTTCGCTTGGTCTTTGGTAGGGGAAGCATCCCGTTTAAAAAAGACTGATGCGAATGCGTCTATTTCTGATTGAAAATAGACTTGAGCGGCATCGAGTTTATTTTTTAAGTCATACAAATGATTCGGGTCGGTAGTCTCTGCCAAGCCAGTCTGTTCGTAGTATTGCTGAAATGCCTCGATTATCGTATCAGTATCGTTTACAAAATCTAAAATGAATGTATCTTCTTTTCCCATGCAAGTCCGGTTAAGCCTTGAAAGCGTTTGCACGGCCTTTACACCGGAAAGTTTCTTATCCACGTACATAGTATGCAAGAGGGGCTGGTCAAATCCCGTTTGATATTTATCGGCTACCAACAAAACTTGATATTCACTGGTATTAAATTTGTCAGGCAATTCCTTTTCGCCGAATCCGTTGAGTTCAGATTCCGACACGCCTTCCGTATAGCCTTCATCAATGACCTTGCCTGAAAAAGCAACCAAAGCTTTTATATGCGAATAATTCTTTTCTTTGATATAGTTTTTGAATTCCAAGTAATAACGCAGAGCGTGAAGTCGTGAACTGGTCACGACCATTGCTTTGGCCTTACCGCCAATTTTTTTCGATGTCACTTGCCGGAAATGTTCAACCATTACTTCTGTTTTTTGGGACAGATTATGCGGGTGCAGAGAGACAAAACGCGCAATTGCCCGGCTGGCTTTTTTCTTATTCAGTTCAGGGTCGTCTTCGATGGCCTTCGAGAGTTTAAAATATGTTTTATAGCTTACATAGTTCTGCAATACGTCCAGAATGAATTTTTCTTCAATAGCTTGCCGCATGGAATAGAGATGAAACGGCTCCGGTTTTCCGTTGTTATTCTTCGCTCCGAAAACCTCCAGCGTTTTGTTTTTGGGTGTAGCTGTAAAAGCAAAGAAACTAAGGTTCGGTTGTTTGCCCCTCGCTATCATAGATTTACGAATTTCATCTTCGCCGTCTTCCATTTCTATTCCATCTTCAACCTCCGCGTCTTCCAAAGACTTTGCAGACAAAACCTCTTTCATCTTTTTGCTGGCTTCGCCGCCTTGCGAACTGTGGGCTTCGTCAACGATTATGGCGTAATTCCGCTTTGGCAGGTCTTTAATTTTGTCGAGCGTAAACGGAAATTTCTGCAATGTTGTAATGACAATGCTTGTCCCTGCGGTAATAGCTTCCGCTAATTGTTTTGAATCTTCCTTGATGCACTGAACAACGCCTGTTTTGTGTTCAAATTGATAAATCGTGTTTTGCAATTGCTGGTCTAAGACATTCCGGTCGCTCACGACAATGACCGAATCAAAAACGCGTTTATCTTCTTTATTGTGGAGGCTCGATAAATGATACGCCAGCCATGCAATCGTATTGCTTTTACCGCTTCCGGCTGAGTGTTGTATTAAATAATTTTTTCCTACGCCGTATATTTTGGCATCGGCTGTCATTTTCCGTACAGATTCCAACTGGTGGAAACGCGGAAATATCATAGTTTCTTTTTTAAATTTTTTTCCATCTACGGTAATTTCTTCCACTTGTAAATGAAGGAAACGGGCGATAATATCCATCCAGCTGTCTTTTTGCCAGATTTCTTGCCACAAATAGGCCGTCTTGTAGCCGTCAGGGTTCGGCGGATTGCCCGCGCCGTTATTAAAGCCTTTATTAAAAGGAAGGAAACGGGTACGCTCGCTTTCCAATTTTGTGGTCAGATAAACTTGGTCGGG contains these protein-coding regions:
- a CDS encoding helix-turn-helix domain-containing protein, coding for MDKCKFLSVSEAASYLGYSKWTIYDLTRNRRIKYYKGKRFIRFLQEDLDRFLEVKYLPIDVLKSKYN
- a CDS encoding DEAD/DEAH box helicase family protein produces the protein MARPIHTEVTFETAIVDYLTKCDWLSGRAEDFNRETALDEKNVLAFLQDSQPKAWENIKKLYQADTSAKVIYRLCKELELRGSLDVIRNGFTDSGVRFKMAYFRPESGLNPETIALYNKNRLIVTRQVHYSTKNENSIDLLLSLNGLPVATVELKNPFTGQDVTNAEKQYMYDRDPRELLFQFKKRALVHFSVDPDQVYLTTKLESERTRFLPFNKGFNNGAGNPPNPDGYKTAYLWQEIWQKDSWMDIIARFLHLQVEEITVDGKKFKKETMIFPRFHQLESVRKMTADAKIYGVGKNYLIQHSAGSGKSNTIAWLAYHLSSLHNKEDKRVFDSVIVVSDRNVLDQQLQNTIYQFEHKTGVVQCIKEDSKQLAEAITAGTSIVITTLQKFPFTLDKIKDLPKRNYAIIVDEAHSSQGGEASKKMKEVLSAKSLEDAEVEDGIEMEDGEDEIRKSMIARGKQPNLSFFAFTATPKNKTLEVFGAKNNNGKPEPFHLYSMRQAIEEKFILDVLQNYVSYKTYFKLSKAIEDDPELNKKKASRAIARFVSLHPHNLSQKTEVMVEHFRQVTSKKIGGKAKAMVVTSSRLHALRYYLEFKNYIKEKNYSHIKALVAFSGKVIDEGYTEGVSESELNGFGEKELPDKFNTSEYQVLLVADKYQTGFDQPLLHTMYVDKKLSGVKAVQTLSRLNRTCMGKEDTFILDFVNDTDTIIEAFQQYYEQTGLAETTDPNHLYDLKNKLDAAQVYFQSEIDAFASVFFKRDASPTKDQAKLYALTSPAKDRFSNLKTEELKDSFKKSLISFVRLYSFLSQIMPFQDVELEKFYSYGRLLLNRLPKTDASERLKLDNDVTLQYYRLQKISEGGLVMEKMGEYNLKPMTEAGISRDKEEKAKLSQIIEVLNDRFGMELDEADKLFFDQIETELLKDETLMKQAQTNSIENFKFGFEDKLISTLIDRMEDNQDIFQRIMENTSIKETVADVMLKKIYERFNTK